Genomic DNA from Coffea arabica cultivar ET-39 chromosome 7e, Coffea Arabica ET-39 HiFi, whole genome shotgun sequence:
TGAATAGGTCATGAGGAACATGGAAAAGTCACCACAGGTTCCACATTCAGATGAGCGATTGTCCATCAGATAATCTCTTTTTTTAAGCTCTCAAAAgtttcttctgttttttttccATGCTTTACCCTTGCATTGGAACTTGTGGTTATTTCCTCAGGTGAAATGGTTTAACACTTTTTTTTCCATATTCTTAGAAAGTTTCGTGTTCCTTTTGATATTGCCAGCAACTCTTTACAGTTCAGAAATTCAAAGTAAAAGGGCGTGGATTGATTGTTTCTCTTAAATTATTTTAGTTACCTGGTAatgattttgtcatttttttgtctttttgcaGCCAGCTATTTTATACTGTTTTGGACAACATTTTATGGCCATGTGGGTGAAATTCCATTTGGGGCCTTCTTTCTTGGATTTGGATCAATATATTTTTAATGTAAATAGAATAGATATCAAAAGTTTGATTAAACAAGTAGTAGCAAAAAACTCAGTAATTCATGTAATTTTTGTGAATATTAAATAGGAGCAGCCCTGAAACAAAATTTAAGACCAATTTTTAAGACAAGTATTTTTTATTGTCTTTCACTTTGATTGACCACATTGATTGACACTATTGGCTTCAGGTatgtcttcattttttctggtattttttggtgatttttcctTGGGCTGACATTGGCAAGAAAAGCAGCTATgcgaaagaagaagaatgaaCAGCAACTGATGgtaggtttttttttaaactatttcctattttttcttgcaTAGATGTTTGTTGCTGTCGTGGCTCATGAATGGCATTGTTTTGGGTTCTCTGAGTTTTTTGGAATTATAGAAATAAAGCACTTTTCATCTTTGTTTGTACAATCTCTGTTTCTTAGGTCtcaaaagtgtttttttttgcttttctctgtTTTATCttctgctgcaattttttttggtgaatatgTGGTGAACTGTGATAGAAATAAAGCATTTAGAATTATAGAAATAATGCTCTTTTTATGCAGCGAAAGCGAACTGTGATAGTTTGACAAATGGAAAGAATGAAATTAGGCTCTTTTCTcagtatttttattttgttttggtttagcTCACATGTTTTAAAATTGATTATTTTGCACCTTCCGGTATATTATCAGATGTAAGTCAATCCTTCAGAAAGACAAGGATTGGTGGCTTCATGTTATCTTGGTGTTTTTGTCACATTTTTagaaaagctttttttttttaaaaatgattcGCATTTAGAAAAGACATCTCATCTATTTTCGCAGACCTTTTCTTACCCTTTTTCTAATTATtgtataaaatttaaatcatggttCTTTATCTTAATTATTGCTAGAAACTTAGTTTGACCAGCTTTGTTGCGTCTAACTTGCATGGAAGAATGCTCATGTGCTACATCAAACCTTTCTGTCCCAAGTTTAGGGCACTTATAGAATTTGCCTTCTCTATAATGAATTCTCACATTTGGTTGAAATTTTCGGCATTGACAATGCGAACTTCAATAGCCTTAATATTCAGAACTGATAATAATAAAGAATGCAGGGTATGCAATCAATATAGAGACGTCCAAGGAGCTTTACAGACACTTGAAATCATTCCTTGTTAATCCTCTCCCACCGtttaacaaacaaataaatGGCAGCAGCCGCAAGAATGATCGAGAGAATACTGCAAATAAGATTGGTAGATATCGATACAGCTTAGCCTATTCCTCTTTGAGTAGTTATTGGAGCCTTGAAGGCTGATTTTGTTCCAATCTTGACACTAAGTTCTTTCgtcctttttatatttttagcaAATTGGATTATGTACTTTGAATGTAATTTATATTCTATAATGTGTTTCCTAAGTCATGGTATTTAATAAACATTTGGGAAGACCATTTTAACTCctgtattaattattatttcgACCTAAAACCAAGTTCTTGACATAGATGATTTGCAATCATAGTTTACTTAGTATTGTATAATTTATTTCAAGCACAATTTACATTGCTGCTAAATAATCCTGGGCACAGCGCAATATTGGGCATCAACACCGTGCATTTGCACGGTGATCACCTCCTAGTTGTTATCTAACATATAACAAAAATCTTCAATTCGTCGGCCGTACGTGCTCAAGATCAAATCAATGTTACTAAAACTTATTCAAAAGGTCACCATTAACTGCATTTGGTCCTAATTTTGGGCAAAGAATCCTTTGCTTTAATGAAGAATTGAAAACCCAAGTCTCTAGTTAAGCAATATTTCTTAAAAAGGAGAGAACAAATACTAAAAGGGGCAATATTCTTGTTAATTAAAAGGTGTTTACTCCTAGATCGTTCCATGAATACTGTGATCCTGTTGGCCTTCTGTGAAAGAAGGTTTAATGAATTAATGGTACAAGGAATACTCGTTTACAATGGGTGAAAGTTTTAGGTGATGTGATGTAATTAACTCTCATTTGTGTGAGAACTTTTTTcattacttttcttttgtttttgcttgaaaatgagatatctattttatataatttgatTATGTAGACATAGTTATACACCTTACACATGCATGCATGTGATCAGGGAAAAATCAACTTATAAAGATATTTATTTAATCgttataatttaatttattttttttaggaattataagtgaaaaaatTCGAATTCAAAACtttccatttaaaaaaaaacacacagaCACACACGCAGAGTCAACATGAGTACGTCGTACATTTCAAATCATCGAAACAAAGAAAACCCTACTTTACCCATTTTTTTGTGTATTGTTTGCATAGAAAAAACATGATAAAACAGTCGACATAATTTTTGCCAAATTCATGACACAGATAATAAAGATCTATGTTTGACTCCAAATGAACGGCAACCAAATAATACAATCACAAATTTGATGACAACACAAAGGTTAGGTTACCTAGCAGCaacaaagaaaatttgaaactacTTCAACATTATGGTAATATAATAAGTTTGATGTTATTATGCATAAAATATGACAGTAGTCAAGAAACCTCAAAAAGGCAAACTTTGGATTTAGGCTAAAATTGAAAGGCACACAGGAAAAGTCGCATGCAGTTAAACAAgtaaaaacaaacatccaaCACATTCATATATGTTTGTCCAAGGGGGAAAGAGTGCGAGCATAAGCATATTTTGCCTCCCAAGGTACTTTTACATGCATGGCATATAATTGTTGATCAAATTAAATGTTTTAGATGCAATCTAAATTTCTCTAGCACAAATTACTTTTTTCTTAGTTATACATTGTATGTGGATTATGGGAATAGCTAGGGTAAATTCTTCTTACTTTGAAATGTTGCACAACTATAAGTTTTCAATGCATGAtttgcgacaaaaaaaaaaaaaaaaagattgacgCACACTATAAGTTTTCAATGTTGCACAACTACACTGTAACTAATGATTGACGCACACTTTTGTAATTGcgacaaaaaaagaaagttaaaactTTTTCTATactaattttattgtttttaatTTGGATCAATCTTTCTtacactgacaatgtatacactatcagcgttagatgaatgacaattatgcaaaatttaaatttgaattcaatttttgcacatatgtcatgaatctaatggtgatagtATATTtattgtcagtgtatataagatttactcttttaaTTTTAGATTCTCAGAGATTAGGATAATGAGTagatgattttaaaaaatagaTAAAGAGCAAATATAGATTGTAGCTATTTCCGTAGTAGCCAATATTCATGGATAGCAAGGGATAGGATTtagagttttcaaaattttcaaagaatttgttttttcaaaaaaagagACACTACAAACCATTGACTATTGTCCCCTCTGCTATAGAGCCAGACATCTAGAGCCTTGAATAGAAAGTTTTAAAAGCTATATAACTAGTTACAATTAACAAGTGTCCCTAATTTATTCTAGAAGACAGGCCAACAAGTGCTTAAATTTTGATGCCTCTCAACACTATAATAGAATTGTGTCCTAAATTTAAGTGTAGTAAAGCTGGACATTGGTATGAGATCATTCTGTACATCTACAGCAAGAACTGGTATGGAATAAAACATAAACATCAATAATAAATAGGTTCAAGGAAAGAATATTAGATCACTtccatgaaaattttctttttataccaaaataaataaatacatacataaaataaaaaatatacgGGCGAGGTGTAATATGGACATAATAATTTTGGTTGATCAAGATGAGAAAactagctcttttttttttcccctttttcacATATATCTACCTTAAAAGTGATGATACACATAATATGGACTAAATCTAATGCTTTAGTtacacaaaatataaatatataaactaCCCATATGTATCACATATTcacataaatgtattataaataatGCTTCCCAATACTGTAGGcattttattaagaaaaaaaaggtaTATTTGGATGTGTTTACTAGTTAGCTTCTTGGTAACAATCTGCTGCCATGCCATAATGGTCTGGGAACTAGGAAGCAGCCAGACAAGAAAACTAATCATGAGAAGACAAATGTATGACATGGGGagcttttaacttttttttaagaCTTTGTAGATTATGTTTTATAGTCATTGTTTAGTCATTACGTACAGAAAAATCTGTCTTGATACTTCCAATAATACGAAGTATTATATGATTAAAGATGAAGAGTCTGACATGATTTCGTAGTATATATGTCATGCAGACTTTGTTTTAACCACTTCATAGACATTTGGAAGTTACATATAGTTTATCTCCATGTCtttattccttttttcttttcaggtcataaaaatattaaattcttGTTTTCAATTCAACTTAGGTCACCAATCTTGTAGGTGGTTTCCCATCCTTCACCAATATTACAATAAATGAGTCTAAAAATTGTAAGATTATGATCATGTCTCCTAGAAGGTGATCAAAATTAGAATCAGCATGTGAACAATTAAACTAATTACCTAACTATAGTTTTGACCAAAAGGTTTCATAAATATCAAGGTCTAAACATTTTGTCAGCAAGCTGAGTGACATcttctttatatatatagagtGAAAATCAGCCATTTGGCACATTTTAACTGTGCAAGCCTAGCTTGAGGGATGACCTATctgctagttgaatttttgGAGTGAGCTCAGCGTATAAATCTTAGATTAAAATAAGTACAATAGGGTTCGAAATTTATTACAAGAGTTTACAAATTCAATCATTTAAATGTGGAAGTTGATGGATGCATGCGCCTAATTACGCATGGTTGATGATTTAAGGccgattcttttttttttccccttttcttttctatttttctacTCAGTTTTGCATAAACTAATTAAGGGATAGCTTAGAAAAAAGGGTAGGTGGAATAATGGTACTGTGACTGAGTTTTGATTCTTCGTAAGAATGACTATTTGGAGCCTACATCAGAATTAAATTGTACTAGTTAGGCAACATGTCTCGTTAGATTGTCGAGAAGATCTTGATTTAACAGTTAAAATTGAGGGTTTAGAAATTAAAGGTCTTAAATTCTAATTAAAAGTCTCGTTGAATTATCCGTCTGTGCAAAGATAGCTGGTAGATTGATGTTGTTCTCCAttaaaagagggaaaaaaatggaATTCTTGGTAGCTGATTCTTCACTCTAGGTGGAGAAAATGTATGTTAGTTTCTTTTGATCATTGTGAGAAAAGCatccaaattcaaaataattGGAAAACTATTGAAGTTGAAAAATAACACCTTTTACTTCCAAATCTAGATCTAATTAATATCGAGCTAATTACAagcatttcaatccaaacaagtGCCATGCATGGGACGGCAATTTTGCTGAGATAGCACATTAACAGATAGTATAAAAACAAGCTAAAAGAAGAGTGGGAGCTGGGAAGACATATATCTTCATGGGTCTGAACCAGTGGATTTCCTTTTTGTGATAATGATATGATGTATTCGAACATTCAATTTAGCCTTGAGATAAATTAAAATTCACATTGCAagtttggcaatggatggtAATGATTAGCATATGTACACAAAAATAGGGTTTTGCTTCATCTTAATAGTTAACACCACTAAAATTTACAAGACTCCTATCTATTAAAATTATGTCTAACAATCTAAAGGAGGATGATTTGTTCATTAAAGAAGTATAGTTGGGATTTAttaatttctttaaaatttaATATGTAGCCAGCAAAAGTAATAGtttccttatcattctttttgAAGTCGGATGAGACATGTAGAATCTAAAGAGACACAACaaataacaattaaagaagaaatgaagcaTATATGCTTGTCCAGTTGTCCCACTCCATTTGTTGTTGCTTTTTTCAGCCGTAGTAGATACCTCTTGTTATTGGCATGAAACTGAAAGCAAAACCTACAATGCTTTGTGCaccaagatatatatatatatatatatatatatgtatgtgccTAGCTATTTTAACTAAGGGAATTGATCCAAACACGTAAAAGGCAACCACCATTTTCATTTttgggaaagaaaaaagaataattgaATGTAGTGAATCttgaaatgaaaattgaaaaacttccATGTTTTTGCTTTGCACCGTTAAATAttgttgaaacttgaaagatCAATTGTAATTGGAGACAAGAAGATCAAACAAATTCTTGACACATCTTATAGGGGAACCATCCATGTCCTTTCCAAACATCATTTCCCATCTAGGGTAAGGCAATTTCCCATGCATGGGAAAATCTCTACCATTAATTCTAAACTCAGTTATATTGTGTTCATGCATGCACATGCACTTGCTTTAACTTTCTTCATCGAACTTTTGGTCATCTGCTTTGAATGTGTGGACTGCATCTAATGCGATCTACGCCAAGAAATATTACTGGACAGTCAAAATATACCATAAGCTGCAGCATCGGATAGCAATGAACAATGTGGGAGACTATATTCTGTTGAAAATTCTGAAGTTGGAAGAACTTTTTGGACCACTACTCTACTGCTCTAGGAAGAAAAAGATTCATGTTCTGCAGCAAAGAAAGTGTACGGCACCAGCACTTCGAAATCTGCATCTTGTACTCTAGATATCATGCCAAAGAAGCATCAAGCCTGCTAAAAAAAACCCAAGTTGGAGACTAGTTAAAGAGTAAATTGATAGAGAAACTCAGGTGTAATGAGACATGAATGAAGCTATTAATAGTCGATTATTGTCTCTTTAATTGATTGAGAAATTATTGCAACGAGACATGATCTACACATATATAGGAGTTAGGACCATGTATCTAGTTTCATTGTCCTAATAACTCCTATGATTTGTAAGTCTTCGAGCTCATGTATCTAGCCAGATAAGCTTTAGCTAGTGATTGGAAGGCCTTACAACTGACTGAAAAGACAAGCTATATATAATTCAATGACTACTGCGTGTAACAATCTACCACGTACTGACATTAATTAAAGAATTCCAGAtgaatattttccttttcttttctttttcctttctggtTTTAGCTGAGGAATAAATCCTCTCGAGAAAGGATGGGGCATGGAattctgaaaagaaaatgaaaataaaataggaGTTTTGGGGCTGTGTAGGATTTGGTGGTTGAAATTGCTATGCAACCACATGTTCATGGCTTGATGCTTTATATCTCAGATAACAATTGCTTATAAATGTACACCTTGTAAACATAAGTGTACATCAAATCCTTATCAATTTAACGATATTTGCTGTAAACAAAGGCCAGGACAGATCAGGCTAGTTAGCTTGTCAGTTGGTGAACATTTTATCCTTCAATTGACCAAAAAGGTGGTTGTACAGGACTCTAGTACAATGCCAATCTGATATCAGCCTTTAGCTTGTGGAGTATCTGATGGATTCACTTGTTTAACAagtggaaaatattgagggagCCTGCAAAAGCAAAACAAACTAATACTACATAATTTAAACCAAATAAATCTCTTCAAATGTTATAAAACCATCATGTATGTAGTTATTAATTAATGTGGCCGTTTGACCTCAGGAAGATGTTGAATAATTTCTCAGAACCAGCTATTTGCTGCCGATATTCAATTGGAGACATCAGCTAAAATTTGAATAGGAATTTCTTCTGCTACAAGATTCTAGACTTCCCTTCTTCCTTTGCATGATTTCTTTAATTATCAGGTGatattttcatttgttttctcTGTCAACATCAGACCGCCTTTCCACTACTTTCTATTGTTCCCTTATGCCTTCTTTGGTTAGCTTAAAACCCCCCCTCACCCCATCCCTCGTTTCATAACATTCCGCAAGCCCAAAAAACTCTTCCAAAAGTTTAAACCTTTCTTCCACAACTTCTCTGCATTGCCTATACTCAATCATGACCGGGAAAAAGAGCCAAAACAGCCCAGTGGGAAGTCCATTATCGGGTAATGTCTCCGATTTCTCATCTAAGGAGCAAGACCGCTTTCTTCCGATAGCAAATGTTAGCCGGATCATGAAGAAATCACTCCCTGCAAACgcaaaaatatcaaaagaagCCAAGGAAACCGTCCAAGAATGTGTATCTGAGTTCATTAGCTTCATCACGGGCGAAGCGTCGGATAAATGTCAAAGGGAAAAGAGGAAGACCATCAATGGTGATGATCTTTTGTGGGCTATGACGACATTAGGGTTTGAGAATTATGTCAGTCCATTGAAGGTTTATCTCAACAAATATAGGGAAAATGAAGGTGACAAAAGTTCCATGGTCAGAGAAGAGGATCAGCTTCCACCTATTAGTCCTAATAAAACCAGTAGTGGCCATGGTGAAGTGTCTAGAGGTAATGATCCCATATCAGCAAGGCCTAATTTTCAGACTCTTTCCAATGCTTATTATTCACTTGATTCAAAGGTGGCCTCAAAAGGCCATGGAGATCCAGGAAGGATGATTGGCTATGGTGAGAATTTGATGGCCGGTGCCTACAATATTGGCAAAATCCATGAAATTGAGGGAAGTGGTAATAGGGTCATCACCACTAATCTTCATCATGGGATTGAGTGGTAGACTtgggaatatatatataagataccacatatatatatagtattaATAATTTGTAACTTTTTTGTATGGACTTCAATTTTCTTAGCTTTTTGTTAACATGACTATAATGAAGCATTTTGACTAGAATGCAATTTGGAGGACTATCATGTTTTCCATGTATATTAGGCTAAAATACCTGTGTTTCTTGCTTCAAGACGACTGTCTTGGTGACTATATCATATTACTAGTAATGGGATTTTCATTTCACGGTTATGGAGTAACTACTTTGGCAGCTACAAAAGGGATAATTCCTTGAGGGATTATTTACAATTAGCCCCTTGAATGTGGGGTTATTTGCACTTTGCCTCACTTAATGTATACAATAGGCACTTTACacattaaatatatatatatatatatatattatatgcaTTAGGAGTGACAGTGGGGTGCATCGTAGATCTAATTGAGGGGTAGGGAGgggccgccgccgccgccgccgcaccaagatttgaaaaattctttCATAGTCTTTGAAACTAATTAAATTTTCACTTATATCCTAATAGAAATAAGATTTTGTCCCTCTAAAATTTTGTACATCCTTCAACACCCCCTTAAAAGCTAACATTTTCCATGTAAATATTAGTCTTTACTCCTCAAAAGTTTTAAAATACATAAGGAGACCTTCTTAAATGTACAGTTTTACTAATTTTGTTCCCTCAAACCTTAATCTCTAGTTTCGCCAATGATAAGACAGGCATCCATTCCCGCATTCCTATTGCGCTGCCGCTACCCCGGTGCTTGCTTCCCTTCCCAATCCTGCTCACCCTTTTTTTTGTCCTATTGTGTTTCTTTGGGAAATTTTTACAAATGAGCTTAAGCATGTAAAAGTCAAGATTTTCATACAAATTAATTCAAAGTTTTTCATGAATTTAATTAAGGAACacttaaattaatttatatattataatacatttttttgtagcACTACATATTATGTGTGTTTATATTGAGGTGGGACTAATAGACAAGGAAAGCAGCCGGATTGCTCTCCGGTCCCTTACCCCCctatgttttgaaactcggaccAAGTAATGACTCAATAGAACTCAGAGGTTAATGGATTCAATTGGTTAGACTCAAGGTCGAACTGAATAACATTataatgatgtcataaatatatttttaattatatataaaataaaaatatagaaTAAATATATACTCATAGTGATTTCAACCTTTCTCTAGCTAGATGTCGTATATATTGAGGGGTCAAATTAATGACAACCAAATCAAACACAATTGATGGTAAAGTATACAAAGCACTCTGACAAAAACATTTTTGAGTAAGATATAATAATATTAATAAGTCTCTAATTCTATAAGATGAGAAATTTATAATGAAAATATGAATCAttgtaaaaatgaaaaaactaaGGTTGCAATTTGCAAATGAGTAATAAAAGAATTCCATATGTGTAATTATAATTGTTCAACATATTAAGGGGTCAAAGTACATAATATGAGAaaagttttccttcttgtttcttCTTCTCCGCCCGTCCGCCGTTAAGAGCCGTCCACATTCCAGATCTTTATGTCGCGCATCACAAAGTTTCCAGTTCACGTgcttggtgttttttttttcttctaatggtttcttttcattttttttacactctcttcttcttctctctctctttttttaatctttcttttaccattcttgatttctttttcttttcttttgattttagatCTTTTCACTCTTTCTCATGGGAGACTTCTTcatctcttcttcttttcctttcatacatttttcttttatttttctcttgatttcaaaTCTATTAAACATTTGACCAAATCTCGAGCTTTTAGAGTTGCAATGGAAATTCAGCAAAAACAGAAAATAGCAAAAAACCagatttttttgaatttattgGTTCACGGTCAAATCGGGTTCTGATCGAGTTTCTTGCATCTGATTTTTAATActaatttgaaaaagaaaactagcCGATTCTCAATTAAATTGATTAAACTGACCAATCCATTTCGAATTTAAAAACACAGTTGCCCACCCCATTTAGGGTAGGGGAGAGAGATGGCCCACCTGTTTCGTTCGTTACCTATATAACATGTACTATGATTATCGATGCTTATACTTATTGTCATTTCTAATTATAGAGGACATAGTAAAAATGAGCTCCAAATTCAAAGTTACTAAATTAATTATGCAACCttgtttcccaaaaaaaaaaatctaatgcaTGCTTTCTTTAGTCTAAGTATCACACATTTGAGATAATCGCCTGTATTACATTTCTTTGCCACTCGAA
This window encodes:
- the LOC113700396 gene encoding nuclear transcription factor Y subunit B-3-like translates to MTGKKSQNSPVGSPLSGNVSDFSSKEQDRFLPIANVSRIMKKSLPANAKISKEAKETVQECVSEFISFITGEASDKCQREKRKTINGDDLLWAMTTLGFENYVSPLKVYLNKYRENEGDKSSMVREEDQLPPISPNKTSSGHGEVSRGNDPISARPNFQTLSNAYYSLDSKVASKGHGDPGRMIGYGENLMAGAYNIGKIHEIEGSGNRVITTNLHHGIEW